From the genome of Culicoidibacter larvae, one region includes:
- a CDS encoding MurR/RpiR family transcriptional regulator — protein sequence MQSNESIVLSIIDNYDNFTSVEKVIADYFIENRTHGDFSIKSMKDNLFVSEASLSRFAKKCGFRGYREFIYKYEEGFIKTSNPRSAGFQDVFNTYHLLLNQSLDIIDEAQIRRVSMLIAGADYVLVCGIGSSGLAAKEMKLRFMRLGILVECSDQSDEMRMQAVILRANSVVIGMSIGGKKDEILFALKQAHKNNARTVLITANNDVEYDFVDELILVPSFRNLDYGNIISPQFPLQIVVDVCYQCLLEQDTVDRARVHQKTIDVLLNNE from the coding sequence ATGCAAAGTAATGAGTCTATTGTGTTATCGATTATTGACAATTACGATAACTTCACGAGTGTGGAAAAGGTAATTGCTGATTATTTTATTGAAAATCGCACGCATGGCGACTTTTCAATAAAAAGTATGAAAGATAATTTGTTTGTTTCTGAAGCGTCGTTATCACGTTTTGCCAAAAAGTGTGGATTCCGCGGATATCGTGAGTTTATTTATAAGTACGAAGAAGGATTTATTAAGACTTCTAATCCTCGTTCAGCAGGGTTTCAGGATGTTTTTAATACCTATCATTTGTTGCTTAATCAGTCGCTGGATATTATTGATGAGGCGCAGATTCGTCGCGTCAGTATGTTGATTGCCGGTGCTGATTATGTGCTAGTATGCGGTATTGGGAGTTCCGGACTTGCTGCTAAAGAAATGAAGCTGCGGTTTATGCGGTTAGGCATTTTAGTTGAGTGCTCGGATCAAAGCGACGAGATGCGAATGCAGGCGGTTATTTTGAGAGCAAACAGTGTCGTTATTGGCATGTCAATCGGTGGCAAAAAAGATGAAATTTTATTTGCATTGAAACAGGCACATAAAAATAATGCTAGGACAGTATTAATCACTGCCAACAATGATGTTGAGTATGACTTTGTTGATGAATTGATTTTGGTGCCATCATTCCGTAATCTTGATTATGGGAATATTATTTCACCCCAGTTTCCGTTGCAAATTGTTGTAGATGTCTGTTATCAATGTTTGCTTGAGCAGGACACGGTTGATCGCGCCCGGGTTCATCAGAAAACAATTGATGTTTTATTGAATAATGAATAA